In Perca fluviatilis chromosome 11, GENO_Pfluv_1.0, whole genome shotgun sequence, the following proteins share a genomic window:
- the miga1 gene encoding mitoguardin 1, with protein sequence MTHETLRSSQLSVKAAALRMVDLSLSMYCSLAQVSVSTGTKKLVAATAFGAVSLLYLARRFQRRKGRKKAHSPQWEQAGFEFLTSAPAENDKTSQNNTLSLNSKNGYSSGLLLNAGDYRKLSGSLLSLASVQSMNSSNSNTCANESIWDRAGEADNCSVVNLPVTTPENLYLMGMDLFEEALRRWEEALTFRSRQGEDEASCASVKTGAGDAIAEQSMEDVISTEFIHRLKSLLQRAYSLQEEFEGVLCLSEPSSHNSQDKMADILAREELDDAYLRDSMSIASTDSFVSAAELSEHRELRSVVALGHHLFYEEALQMAEDGKISCRVLRTEMLECFGDIDFLAKLHCVRQACQLILCDRTTRMFLADTGKKILSSIIIKGQKSPKRFEELFEEMISFLEHTEHWENTEVELATRGVKHLNFYDIVLDFILMDSFEDLENPPISIQNVINNRWLNSSFKETAVASSCWSVMKQKRQHMKVSDGFIAHFYAVCEQISPVLAWGFLGPKSSLHDFCCFFKDQVLYFLKDIFDLDKVRYSSVESLAEDMLHLLHRRSELLVAYLGADSLRHVNGCSSPQVQLVPSALLEAQVQ encoded by the exons ATGACACATGAGACCCTCAGAAGCTCCCAGCTGTCCGTCAAGGCGGCTGCCCTGCGCATGGTCGACCTATCGCTGTCCATGTACTGCTCTCTGGCACAG GTGAGTGTCAGCACAGGCACCAAGAAGCTGGTGGCAGCCACTGCCTTTGGGGCCGTCTCGCTCCTCTACCTCGCTCGCCGCTTCCAGAGGAGGAAGGGCAGAAAGAAGGCTCACTCACCTCAGTGGGAGCAGGCTGGCTTTGAGTTTTTGACCTCGGCCCCAGCAGAGAATG ATAAAACCAGTCAAAACAACACTCTCTCCCTCAACTCCAAGAATGGCTACTCCTCTGGTCTGCTTCTCAACGCAGGAGACTACAGGAAACTGTCGGGGTCTCTGCTAAGCCTGGCCTCT GTACAAAGCATGAACTCGTCAAACAGTAACACCTGCGCAAATGAATCCATCTGGGACAGAGCGGGGGAAGCTGATAACTGCAGTGTGGTCAACTTACCTGTCACCACACCTGAAAACCTGTACCTCATGG gtaTGGATTTATTCGAGGAGGCTCTACGGCGGTGGGAGGAAGCGTTAACGTTCAGGAGCAGGCAGGGCGAGGATGAGGCCAGCTGTGCGTCCGTCAAAACGGGAGCTGGAGACGCCATCGCTGAGCAGAGCATGGAG GACGTCATCAGCACCGAGTTCATCCACAGGCTGAAGTCTCTGTTGCAGAGGGCTTACAGCCTCCAGGAGGAGTTTGAGGGAGTGTTGTGCCTGTCAGAGCCCTCGTCTCACAACAGCCAGG ATAAAATGGCAGACATTTTGGCCAGAGAGGAGCTGGACGACGCATATCTGAGAGACAGTATGAGCATCGCCTCCACCGACTCATTTGTGTCTGCTGCTGAG CTGTCAGAGCACCGAGAGCTGAGGAGCGTCGTCGCTCTGGGTCATCACCTTTTCTACGAGGAGGCGCTGCAGATGGCCGAAGATGGCAAGATCTCCTGCAGGGTGCTGCG GACTGAGATGCTggagtgttttggggacattgATTTCCTGGCCAAGTTGCACTGTGTGCGTCAAGCATGTCAG CTCATTTTGTGCGATAGAACGACCCGGATGTTTCTGGCCGACACAGGAAAGAAAATACTGTCTTCCATTATCATTAAAGGACAGAAG AGCCCAAAGAGATTCGAGGAACTGTTTGAGGAGATGATCTCCTTCCTGGAGCACACGGAGCACTGGGAAAACACAGAGGTGGAGCTGGCCACACGAGGG GTGAAGCACTTGAACTTCTATGATATAGTGCTGGACTTCATCCTGATGGACTCATTCGAGGACCTGGAAAATCCACCGATCTCCATCCAGAACGTGATCAACAACCGCTGGCTCAACAGCTCCTTCAAGGAGACG GCGGTGGCATCAAGCTGTTGGTCAGTGATGAAGCAGAAGAGACAGCACATGAAG GTGTCGGACGGCTTCATCGCACATTTCTACGCTGTGTGTGAACAGATCAGCCCCGTCCTGGCCTGGGGCTTCCTGGGGCCCAAGAGCTCCCTGCATGACTTCTGCTGCTTCTTCAAG GATCAGGTGCTGTACTTCCTAAAGGACATTTTTGACCTGGACAAAGTGCGTTACTCTTCTGTGGAGAGTCTAGCAGAGGACATGCTCCACCTGCTGCACCGGCGCTCTGAACTGTTGGTTGCCTACCTGGGAGCCGACTCCCTGCGGCACGTCAACGGCTGCAGTTCCCCGCAGGTGCAGCTGGTGCCCAGCGCCCTGCTGGAGGCACAAGTGCAGTGA